In Aricia agestis chromosome 5, ilAriAges1.1, whole genome shotgun sequence, the genomic stretch TCTTGTAGGCTGAAAGTCCTTAGTcatcatttaaaatacatgacatGGTTCTAGGTGCTATCTTTATCTCGTGAGATAAAATCTTTTACTTACGAACCGATTTTTTTCAAACTCTTTCCCTTACTGCTTTAACCACCTTTTTCGTACGAACACTACGTGGACGGCCAGATCTTTTTTTGCCACAAGCAGAGGAGGTCTCATTGTACTTATTAATGGCCCGGTACACAAACATTTTACTAATACCAAGCGtatttaaaaatgacattggACTCCATACCTACTTTGTGTGATGCAATCACAGTGATTTGGTTCTTTTGATCACCCCACTCCATTTCAATATCGCTAGTAACAGTATTTATGGCCAGACTAAGTAGAGATATaccgaatattgcatttattaggGGACGTAATCATAAATTGTAACTGTTCAATGGACTACAAAGCTTAATCACCAATTTATTTTTACAGGTCAGAAAAATTCGATTACGAATTCAATGAAAAAGAAGATCATAAAGAAAGAGAATAAAAACGCAGTTAAGAGTAACATAACatgttgtgtttgttttaaaaatctgtcaaaaatagaAATGCCCAAACACCTCGAAACCCACAAAGGGTCTTTTAGGTGTAAACATTGTCaaaaggaatttaaaaaatatgataccTTAGCATGTCATATCAAAAGGGAGCATAAACAGAATCAGATTAAAAAATTGTATACGTGCAATTTCTGTCAACAATCTTGCAAGACAGAGAAGAGTCTTTTCAGTCACCTCGACAGACACACTCGTCAGAAGGTTTTCGATTGCGATATATGTCACAGCAGACTAAAATACAAGTCTAAAATGGTTAAACACATTGCAACACACGATCCAGACCGACTAGATAAAATCCACGAGTGCCCACAGTGTTCCTGGAGATTCGccgagaaaacaaatttaattaatcacaTTAAAGCCGTGCACGAGCGTATCAGGAATTACCCTTGCACATCATGCGCGATGACCTTCGCAAGCAAGAAAAATTTGACAGTACATTTTAGAACTCATACGAACGAGCGTCCTTATAAATGTAAATTATGCCCTAAGAGTTTTAGCGTTTTGGATGGTCTCAAGAAGCATAAAAGTAGGAGGCATTCATTGACAGGTATTAAGAAAGTTATAGGAGGCGTAATGGAATACAAGTGCAAGATCTGTAGTGTAAAGTTTGACCACAAAGGTCTTTATATGGACCACTTAAAAACTCACCATGAGGCATCGTCCGTCTGCGATCAATGCGGTTTGGTGCTCTGCGACAGGTCTCTGGCGCGACACAGACTAACTCACGCTCAACCTCGATTCACCTGCGATACGTGCGGTAGGAAATTCAAGTACAAAATGCAGCTAGCGAAACACGTTAAAAGTCACCTGAAAACAGTTGAAAAATCAGAGTGTAAAGTGTGTGGAAAACTCGTCGTCCGTTTAAAGCAGCATCTCCACACACATAACAGGCGATTTAGGTGTGCCATGTGTGACAAGTTGTACTCGGAACGTGCCCATTTAACGAGACACTTTAAGGAAGTTCACAGTGGTTACAAATTATACGGTTGCGACGTTTGTGGTAAAAGATATACCACCAAGAAAGGTTTACTGAGGCATAACCTCAAGTGTAGGAATAATTTATTGAAACTGcaataattacattaatatAGACCTCCCTGACCTGAGTGCAGTATTTACCCCGATCTTGGCGTGTACCAAAATATGAGGTTTTATCGGATCTCAAGTGCTTAGTGGATTTGGACGATGAAGGAAAATAATGCGAGAAATCAGAAAACCCGCATATAGTCGACTGCTGCGGATTAGGCCACTGCACACATCCTCAAAACTAAATattcaatagctatgtccacactgtgcactttcatctttaattctcgtcatcaactttcatattgacccatttaataattaaatgcgtcaaggaacgcaacgccaatattgtcatttttttaagttttggatacagagtcagagggcatgcgtcgcgggcatgcctcacgttcgctgttgactgcgctataacgcataccCTTGACGAATAGAAAAAGGCAAagacacagtgtggacaaagctattgtatTCCGAGCGTCAAACCGCTACACAAAGAAAATGGATTTTATATATTGAAATTGTATTAGCCACATGACGAAGtatgtaagttacaaggtttctacaaattataagggaaaatttAGTAATTGCCCTACTAGTGATAGTTATCAACTTCATCAACTTACATCttcaaatgttaaaaaaaaacgaagtaACACTTCAAGAAAAGGTAAGTAGTGCCCTTTACGCTTTGCTTGGTTCGTCTTGGCGGGGGCATTCATGCGCACACTACGCAATTTTTGCCCTACATAATCATTCTGTACCCCTTAAAATGATTGTTGATGTTGTatttcaataacataatatttcatctaCTTTTGTATGTCTACTCGCAGTCATCCGGTTCAATCTGCGATTTGATTGAATGACTCGCGCTGTCATTGAATTTCACCATTCAATAGGgcattttctttcttttaatttttggaaTCTGCAACAGATGGCGTAACGATAGatacttctagattttctattgattCCCCACCGATCTGAAATGATATGCAGGTTACCATCACTGACTTTATATTGGTTGTATTTCTAAAAGGTAAATTATTTTTGCGGCGACTAAAAATCTAAATGGGCGACTAACTACttggttacaaaaaaaattacttaggtAGCGATTAGGATATCACAATTTTTGTTTGTAGAATTGAAAATTAGTGAAAAAGCGACAAATGCGTTAAAAtagattatcatttatattcatgacgagcttttgcccgcggcttcgctcgcgttaagaagtattattatatacaaactttcaaaccctattttaaccccttggaggtagaattgatcaaaatcctttcttagcggatgcctacgtcatatcatctacctgcatgccaaattttagccccgatccgtccagtggtttgggctgtgcgttgatagatcagtcagtcacctttgagttatatatatattagtatggtaTAGTTAAGAAGTTTCTTTTCATTTTGATGAGTATACAAACTATTAGTATAGTATATGGAGGAGAGGGCGCCACTGTGCCACGGTTCACATCGGCTCCGCGTtcaaaaaatcgaaaaaatagTCAAAAGTGTTTAAACTTCTCCAAATCTGCATTAATTCAAAGGACAGTGAACCAAAAACATACTAAATTGTGATTGACCTAACAACGGACAACTGGAAACAAAAAATAAGACTCAAACCACCCAGTCATAGCCTGAGGAAGGGAAATATACAAACAAAAGACGAAACATATCAGACTCACCAGACTATATTGGCACGGGGCACCTCTACATATAAAAAACAGCCATCAAAAATCAACAAAAGTAACAGCCTAAACAACTACCTTATAAAGGAAACTATAATCAATCATTTTggaatgggcgctgctggtaaagaactgtcaaaaatgacgtttttgtatgaaaacagcgctAGTTCCCTCCCTGTCGGATTTATTGTAAAGAAATCGTTAAAAAACTATATAGCAAGTTTCGTCGGCCTATCAGAAAGGGTGGcactattaaaactaaatataaacAACTTCAAAACAAGCTTTATACAAGTTTATGCTCCGACAGATGCAGCCCCTGACGAAGAAATAGAGTACTTTTACAACACCATTGGTAGAGCCATTAAATTTGCAGACGAAAAAATGGTAATTATGGGAGActttaaggcgtatgccacatccatagggctcctgtgtgtgcaagacaactcctgggtgatgctggttaccaggtttggacgagtgtaattaagtttaaagaggttttcacgctctataaacggaagttggttaatatctccaatgaggatgacatcgttggcgcctgttaactgattcgccatgacgattgagccgaaatggttcaatgcctttggtttgtaacatgtcattgatatgcagtatgaatagagtaggcgatagcacacagccctgagggacaccagcattaacagactgagtttccgagcattcgccgtcaactacgacctttatgcttctgtctgctaagaaactagtgacccacttacgtaatttctcgggcagcccgtatgatggaagctttgatagtagcgctttatgccaaacccgatcgaaggccttcgcaatgtccaaactaacagccaatgcctctcccttcgactcaattgcctgagcccaacgatgagtcaggtatgccaagagatcaccagccgagcgacccttacggaacccgtattgtttgtcgcttagcaatccctggccgtccaagtatcgaagaagctggctattgataatggattccattatcttcgagaagagagaggttatagcgattggtctgtagttggaaggatttgtcATTTCAtactgtctgaacctgtttttgCGCCGCGCAGCGATTCCGTGCAGTTAATAGCAGGCatcggattaacgattaacggacttctgcatattaacgaaagttaacgagtccgttaatatttttataaaagttaatccgttaatcaaaatgttaacttcgttaattaacggattaacgagttaatgcccagctatggctACTCTACAGTGGATCACATATATTCATTAGAAATCATCTTCGGGATGTACCAAGAATTTCAAAGACCACTCTATCAAATGCTTTTTGTAGTGTATGAAGGCGGCCTTCATACACTA encodes the following:
- the LOC121727479 gene encoding zinc finger protein 182-like isoform X1 encodes the protein MSGGILNLSSICRFCHTDGNFRSFTLPNIHNGIIESYGEILQKTFNITMIIPEAVNTSNMICDDCISSLTDAAKFKDKVLACENKFREYVKNEFFTLDSDVKDSFPLGIKVENNDENNQTGVKLECEFDETSLVKIEKSSICEEDEDDTFDQDNNDEGYTPDENIMTVELDLTPQEKEIKKGQKNSITNSMKKKIIKKENKNAVKSNITCCVCFKNLSKIEMPKHLETHKGSFRCKHCQKEFKKYDTLACHIKREHKQNQIKKLYTCNFCQQSCKTEKSLFSHLDRHTRQKVFDCDICHSRLKYKSKMVKHIATHDPDRLDKIHECPQCSWRFAEKTNLINHIKAVHERIRNYPCTSCAMTFASKKNLTVHFRTHTNERPYKCKLCPKSFSVLDGLKKHKSRRHSLTGIKKVIGGVMEYKCKICSVKFDHKGLYMDHLKTHHEASSVCDQCGLVLCDRSLARHRLTHAQPRFTCDTCGRKFKYKMQLAKHVKSHLKTVEKSECKVCGKLVVRLKQHLHTHNRRFRCAMCDKLYSERAHLTRHFKEVHSGYKLYGCDVCGKRYTTKKGLLRHNLKCRNNLLKLQ